GCCCTCAATCGGAGTGTTGCTCCGTTCGATTGATGCACACAACGAGTGACTGGAATATATTGGAACTTCGCACGGCGAACGAATGGCAGGATAACGAGTAACGGAAAGGCTAACACCAGCCATGGGTATGCAAAGGATGCAGACGTCATGCTTTTGCTTCTCCTTGAATTCCGCCTTGCGTCGATAGAATCGAAAGAAACTCACGCATAGGAAATTCCGCTTCGACCGAACTTTTCTCTGAAAATCTGTTTTTCTCCAATTGAACCAAGAGTTCTTTCGCTTCTTCACTTAATATCAGTTGTTCTCGCTGTACCAGTTTTACGAAAAGATGAATGAGTTCTCTCCTGCCAGTTGCCTCAAACTCATCGAGAACTTTTCTCAACTCAATGATCAATGCCGGTACCTCTAAGAACTGAGGAACGCCTCTGTCTCTACGAGTCACTATCCAGTAGGTGAGGAGAGAAAGGAGAAGCATGGAGGCTGATGCTAATAGCCAGACAGATAGCGGTATTTCCATTGGCAACTGGTGCGGTTCAATAATATCAAAAGGCGTCGGAGCAGGGCTAGGCATCAGTGTCGTCTCCCTCTTCTACTGTGTGCAATTTCATCAAGGGTTGCTAACGCGTTTGTTCTATAGCGGACGAGTTCCACTCCTGCTCGACCCAAAATCTCACTAAGGAGAAGAAAGTGGTGTTCCTCTCTCTGTTGAGCTTCTCGATAGAGCGGAGAATTCAAAGAAGAGTCCAGCAATCTTACCACCCCAGTCTCGGGATCTGATGCTTTCATGAGCCCATGTTCCTTCGAAGGAGCCTCTCCAGAAATGTGAACGCACAGAACATCGTGCATTCGAGCGAGCAGAGAGAGCCCCTCTGTCTCCTTTGCATCTTCAAAGTCAGAGAGGAAGATAAGCACTGAACGCTGCTTCAGTTTCTCTCGTAAACCGGTTGATATCTGCTCAAAGTCAACGACTTCTCGATGGCACTTTGCCGTCTGGAGAGCGAGGAGTACTTGTCGGTAGTGCGGCCTGGAGTTTCCTGGAGGATACAGGTCATGAAGTTGCGCTCCGTAGGAGCAAAACCCAAGGAGATCACGGTTTTTTTGACCAACACTAATCAGTAGGCTTGCGAACTCCAGAGCTTTTTCCTTTCGTGAGGTCATCATCATCGATGGTGAAGTATCGAGCAGAATGATCAGTCGTAACTGCCGTTCCTCTTTGAAGAGTTTAACGAATGGTTTTCCTATTCTCGCGGTAGCTCCCCAGTGGATGAGCCTAGGTTCATCTCCACACTGGTATTCTCTTAACTCCGAAAAAGACAAACCTTGTCCGAGAAAGGCCGAAGCATAGTCTCCGGTAAGCTGTGATGACATCAGCCGCTTGGTCTGTAATTCATGAACTCTGGCTTTGAAGATATGAGACGCTTCTGACTCCTCGTCTGATATATGTTCCAGCCTCGGCCCTCTCCAGAGTTCGCGCAGATACCGAATCAGCTTCACGGTTCTGGTACTCCCTTAACGATGTTGGTAACGACCTCTTCCGCAGTGATATTTCTCGCTTCGGCTTCAAAGGAGAGTACTATTCGATGACGAAGTACGTCAGACGCTAACTCTTGGATAATATCAGGACCGACAAAATCTTTGCCTCGAATGAGTGCCAGTGCACGACCAGCCCGTTTTAAGGCGAGGCTGGCTCTGGGAGAAGCGCCCCATTCGATGATATCTCCGAGGCCAAATGATTTTGGGTCCCTTGTCGCATGCACGAGACGCACGATGTATTCATCGATTTTCGGGTCGACAAAGATGTCGAGGGAACGTCGAGAGGCACTGGTCAACTCTTCTACGGAGATGACAGAGTTCGGAAGAGGTGGATCGGAAATGGTCGAGCCCACCGTATTTAGCATTTGAACCTCATCTGCGTACTCTGGATATTGCACCAGGAGTTTAAAGAGAAATCGATCAAGTTGCGCCTCTGGTAGTGGGTACGTTCCCTCTTGTTCAATCGGATTTTGGGTGGCCAAGACAAAAAACGGTCGTGGAAGTTCTAACGTCTGATCACCAATCGTTACGTTTTTCTCTTGCATCGCTTGAAGAAGCGCTGACTGAACTTTTGCAGGCGCTCTATTAATCTCGTCGGCTAATACAATATTGGTAAACACTGGTCCCTTACGAAGAGAGAACTCCCCCCTCGAAACTTGATATACTTCTGTTCCAGTAATGTCTGCGGGAAGGAGGTCCGGAGTAAACTGAATTCTTTTCATGGAGCACGAGAGTAGGGAACTCAAGACATTAAGGAGTCGGGTTTTCGCCAAACCAGGCACTCCTTCAATAAGCACATGGCCCTCACAAAGAAGCGCCACAAGAAGCCGCTCAACAAGCTGTTCTTGCCCAAAAACAAACCGCCTGACCTCGGCGAGTACTTTGTCTCGTAGTTCTGAATTTCCCAGAGTTTCAACTGCTTGATTCATGCCTGAATACTCCTCCTCGAAGTAATGGGTTTAACATATTGTTTTTACATCTCTGAAGAGAGTGCAACTCCTGTTTCCCTCGTATTACGGTCAAAGAAGCTGACCGTGTCTCAAGAAAAACAACCTATTTCCAAATCCCATCTTTCTCGCTATTATCTTTCGGTGGCGGTTTTTGGTCCGCGGAGGTTGATCACTATGGCTATAAAACTGAATAAACCAGTAGGAAATTCGCTGTACGGCCCCTTACTCCTTCGGCAGGCGCTCGGATGGTATCTGCTCCTTGCCGGGGTGCTCAAGCTTGAAAATATTTCGTATTACGCCGAAGAGATGCAGCAACTGAATGCATTGCCAGAGCATATCGCCACCCTCTACGCCATTATTCTGCCCTATGGCGAGATCCTTGCGGGAGGTCTGCTTATCCTCGGCTTTCTAACCACCTTGGGTTCGATGTTGGCCGCTTTTTATTTTTGCAGCACCATCTATTTCTTTGGATTTTATTCCGCTTCAGGACAACTGCTGAGTAAAGATATCGTAATGCTGGCGTGTGCCATATCCGTTATGTATAGCGGTGCTGGAGCGTTAAGTATCGACAGATTTAGAGAAACTGGTTAACAGCGAAGTTTGTTCTACTTCTGATTGCGATCCTTTGACTCTTGCCGCAGCGATAAGACTGGACGAAATCGCCAGAGATTGACCGTTTCATAGCAAATGCCAACTTCATCTCCTCTTGATATCGTTCTCCGTCGCCGCACATCATAAACCTCCTGTTTGGCACGGCTCATCTCAATAGTCCCGTCTTCACGCGGTATGATGCCTCTTCCCACCTCCGGAACATCGATCACAGCGCAATCCTTCGTTACATGTCTGAGAGAACCAAAAAAAGTTTTTCCTAACAGTTGCTCGTGCCGAGAGAGCTCTTCTTTTGTCAGCAGCTCACGGTGTCTTTGGCTTTCGAGGAGATTTTGATACGAGAGATAGTTGGCATACGAGGCCACAAAATCTCTATCGAGTGCAGGGGTCCCGAGTAAGGCATGTGAAAGTTGGTACCCTAAGACAACATCGCTCCCACGTCTCAACGGTGAGCTAAAATGTGAATAGAATCCATTGAAGAACGCATGTGGTGTTGGAGTAGTTGTGTAAAACGCCTCTCCAATAACACGCGCAATTTGGGGAGAGAAATCTTCCGCACCTCGAGTCAGCTCAGCAAAGCGCAGAGCTCGCTGGCGGTGCTCTCTGCCTAATTGTTCAGCGATAAACCCCATGCCTGAATCCTTCAATACACGGTCTGCATATCGTTCGTCTTTCTCGCTCGGGGGTTGAAACGCTCTATACAGCCAGGGTATGGACGGATACTCATGAAACATAAGATTGGCCACCATTTCATTCACAAGGACGTTGTTTTTGGCAATGAGCGAATGGCTCCAATCTCCGGTCCCGACGGCTCTTTTCCCCAGTAAAGGCTCTTCGGTGCGGAGCTGAACGTGATCATGAAATTCGCTAAGGAGATGCGCTGGCTCTGCCAGGGAATGTTCTGGCTTTATAAGAGCATCATACAAATCATCGTATGAAATAGCATGAGATACTCGGATAAGGCTTCTTCTGGGTGCATCAGCGGTCAGCTGCCCATTCCGAACGGTAAATGGAAACGTCCACGTAAAACGAACTCGGTCTTGCTTTAAAGAACCCACCTCAAGTGCCAGTCGCCTTGGATGCAGTGGATCGATAGATTTTTGACCATATACGGTGAAAGCTTTTCGTAATCCGATATCGAACTGCTCGCCACCAAGCCGAATGAGCGCAGGTACATCCGTGATATGCACCTGTAACTGAATGCCGCCAGGAACCCGCATAATCGAAAACCCATCGTCACGGTCCAAGCTTTGCCTCGGATCAACCACAAGAGTTTGTTGATGAGAAAGGTCAAGTCGAGACTGTTTCGATGAGTGAATATTTACGGTGACGGGAGAAAAGTCTGCTTCGGAATCTTGATCAAGAAGCTTCCCAAGTAGGTCAGGACGCTCTAAACGCCCCGTACTTCTATTTCCCACTCGAGTAACAAAGTCAAAGTAAGCATCGCTGACCGGTTTTAGAATCGGGTCAATCCGTATTCCCAAGGATTGACCCGTGGCCTGTATCCACGGGCGAATCTCGGGAAGCGCTCGCTCTGGAGCAAATATTATCGTGTGCGCGATAACTTTATTTCTGCCCACTTGCGGGTCCCTTGAGAATCGAACGGATTCAATTCTCATTAATGGGTGCTGTGCATAGTCCAGCTGTTCTCGTAGCCACTCCTCTGGCTGGAGATGGAGCCGGGCAGGAATACCAAGCTCCCACTCAACCTCTCGTGCATATGATTGCTCTATGCTGCTATCAATTCCTGGTCGACGATAGATGATCTGTATATGCGGGGTGGAATGATTTTCTTCGTGCTTGAGACTGACTCGAGAAATCGCCAACGCATCTGGAAGAATCGCTCTCACAACAACTCCAAGGGAATCATCCCTTCGAGAGCCTCGTAACTCAGCTCTCCGCATAATGTGCTGAGCCTCCGTAGCATCTTTTACCCCGATTAAGGCAGAATTGTGAAACCCCAACTCTTCTCTTAGAAATGCACTAAACCCATCCAATTCTTGCTGTGAATAGTCCGGTGCGTATACGAGAATACGGGTCTGATCGACGAGATGGAATGCAGCCTGAACTTCTACTCCCATTGGAAGGGGTCTCTGTATCCGCTCAATTTCGTGTTGATTCAGGTTCTGAAAGCGGTGCTTCTTAAAGGTAATTGTCGCGGTCTCAGGACCAACGGACCAGTCACTGGTCGGAGGAAGTTCGATATCCTTCGCTTCGTCTTTGAGGTGAGCTGGGCGTGAATGCTCCTCAGCCATTCCTTGAAGGATTTGAGGTGAGAGAAAAAGGGTCTCCTCGCGTAAGCTCTTGTACACCGGGCTCGGATTGGTACTATGGCTATTTTGGTTTGAAGATTTTGCGGATTTATGAGGAATTGAATCCATAGAGGTAATTTCGGAAGTCTCCATTTACGCTTTCCAACTCGCGTTTTATAACACAGATTCGTTGGTTCTCGTGAGGGGTCTTTTTTTGGAGACAATCCGAGTAAGGACCAACGCAAGAGCTAATGTAACCCACTGAATGTATTGTATATATGACGAAGGAAGTGGTTTTGTCTCATCATCCCATGATTGACCGAATGGCGGAGGTATTCTCAACCCATTCAGGCAAGTTCTTGCTCGGAGTCTCAGGGGGCATCGATAGCATGTGCCTGCTTGATGCATCGGTGCGTGCCCTCCGAGATATCCAGTGCCAGCCCGACATCTCGAACAGAATCGGTATAGCTCACGTCAATCACTCCCTTCGAGAGACTGCGTATCGAGATGCCAAGTTTGTCGCTCACTATGCGGAAGGTCTCCATCTCCCGTTCTTTTCTACCTGTCTTACTCCACCTGACTCTGGTGAAAACGTGGAGGCATGGGCGCGGAGAGAACGATATTCTTTTTTTACGCACCTTATGAACACAGAGGGCTATGACCAGGTATTCATTGCCCATCACGGAGGCGATTTGCTCGAAACATTCTTGATGCGAATTCTCTCAAACAAGGAACCCCGAGCTATCCGTGCCGAGAATCTTCAACTCAAGGCGCTTCGGCCGTTCCTTCACTTCAACCAAGAGGACATCGTTCAGTATGCAAATACCTTTGATGTTCCTCATGTTGAGGATGAGTCAAACCAAGATACCGCTCGACTTCGAAATTTGGTTCGAAGTACGCTGATTCCTTTTTTGGAAGAAGAATTCGGGAAAGGCGTCAGTCATAGCCTAAAAAAACAAGCGCTCTCAATCGAGAAAGAGCTTGATGCGCTCGATGAAGTTGCGAAGACCGTGGCTGAGGACTTACTCAAGGAGCTCGATTTTGGTAACCGAATCTGGCTTGTCCGAGTGAAAGAGATTCTCCGGGATTCCCCGCCAGCCATCGGAGAAAGGGTGCTCCGGTCTCTCTTTCTTCCTTATTCTCGGACTCCTCTCGGAAGAGAGGCGTCAGCTCGTCTCAGAAACTTCCTCCTATCAGGAGAGGTGGCTATCCAGCTACCAGGCGGTCTTGAGATCAGAAGGCGTAAGGGAGGACTCGCTATCGCGTCCACCTATGGAGGGGAGTAGACGAGGGAGAGTGGATGGCAGACTCAGCTCTTTCGAATGGCGCCCAATAATGGAAATTGCTCTTGTTCAGGATCAAAATCAGAACTAGAACGATATTCTTTTCGGAGGCTCGGCGTTACTTTCCTCAAGGTTTACTCGCTCTTTGTGGCTTAATAGCGTTTAATTGACTGAAATAAAGGGAAAAAAGTGCACCAATGACCCTGAAAATCGAATCTTTTAATAAAGGAGTTATCCCGGCCTAGCACTTGAGGCTGAGACGGCTTTGGGAGAAGATAGAGCTCTCCATAATTAACTGATATTCAGGGATAATCTCTGAAAAGAGCAGCGTTGTTGGTGCTCTCTTAAATGTGAGGTGGATTTTGAATCAATATTCACGGAATGCCGTTTTTTGGGTGGTCCTCTTTTTCGTATTCATGGCTCTATTCAGGGTGATGAATCAGCCTGAAATAAACAGGCCAGTACCATACTCTCAATTCCTGGAGATCATCGACGAGGGGGTCGTTCGCGAGGTCGTTATTGAAAACGATATGGTGAAAGGCGTCACCATTGACCAGCAACCTTTCGAATCAGTGATCGCGAGAGATCATGACCTGGCAGACTATTTAATATCCAAGAATGTAGATTTTGAGGTTCGTAAGCCTGCGGAAAGTTCTTGGGCACTTGAGCTATTCATTACGCTTCTCCCAATGCTGCTTTTTATCGGCGTGTGGTTATTCTTCATGCGGCAGATGCAAATTGGAGCTGGGAAAGGAATGAGCTTCGGTAAAAGCAAAGCGAAGCTGCTCACCGAAGATCAACGGAAGGTGACCTTTGATGACGTGGCAGGGGTGAGTGAGGCTCAACAGGAAGTCCAAGAAATCATCGAATTCCTGAAGGACCCGAAGAAATTTACCAAGCTCGGTGGTCGCATACCGAAAGGAGTGTTGCTTGTTGGCCCTCCAGGAACAGGGAAAACTCTTATCGCGAGAGCTATTGCGGGTGAAGCCGGTGTGCCGTTCTTTAGTATCTCAGGTTCAGA
This genomic stretch from bacterium harbors:
- a CDS encoding DUF58 domain-containing protein, coding for MKLIRYLRELWRGPRLEHISDEESEASHIFKARVHELQTKRLMSSQLTGDYASAFLGQGLSFSELREYQCGDEPRLIHWGATARIGKPFVKLFKEERQLRLIILLDTSPSMMMTSRKEKALEFASLLISVGQKNRDLLGFCSYGAQLHDLYPPGNSRPHYRQVLLALQTAKCHREVVDFEQISTGLREKLKQRSVLIFLSDFEDAKETEGLSLLARMHDVLCVHISGEAPSKEHGLMKASDPETGVVRLLDSSLNSPLYREAQQREEHHFLLLSEILGRAGVELVRYRTNALATLDEIAHSRRGRRH
- a CDS encoding ATPase, encoding MNQAVETLGNSELRDKVLAEVRRFVFGQEQLVERLLVALLCEGHVLIEGVPGLAKTRLLNVLSSLLSCSMKRIQFTPDLLPADITGTEVYQVSRGEFSLRKGPVFTNIVLADEINRAPAKVQSALLQAMQEKNVTIGDQTLELPRPFFVLATQNPIEQEGTYPLPEAQLDRFLFKLLVQYPEYADEVQMLNTVGSTISDPPLPNSVISVEELTSASRRSLDIFVDPKIDEYIVRLVHATRDPKSFGLGDIIEWGASPRASLALKRAGRALALIRGKDFVGPDIIQELASDVLRHRIVLSFEAEARNITAEEVVTNIVKGVPEP
- a CDS encoding DoxX family protein, yielding MGLTYCFYISEESATPVSLVLRSKKLTVSQEKQPISKSHLSRYYLSVAVFGPRRLITMAIKLNKPVGNSLYGPLLLRQALGWYLLLAGVLKLENISYYAEEMQQLNALPEHIATLYAIILPYGEILAGGLLILGFLTTLGSMLAAFYFCSTIYFFGFYSASGQLLSKDIVMLACAISVMYSGAGALSIDRFRETG
- a CDS encoding RNB domain-containing ribonuclease, which produces METSEITSMDSIPHKSAKSSNQNSHSTNPSPVYKSLREETLFLSPQILQGMAEEHSRPAHLKDEAKDIELPPTSDWSVGPETATITFKKHRFQNLNQHEIERIQRPLPMGVEVQAAFHLVDQTRILVYAPDYSQQELDGFSAFLREELGFHNSALIGVKDATEAQHIMRRAELRGSRRDDSLGVVVRAILPDALAISRVSLKHEENHSTPHIQIIYRRPGIDSSIEQSYAREVEWELGIPARLHLQPEEWLREQLDYAQHPLMRIESVRFSRDPQVGRNKVIAHTIIFAPERALPEIRPWIQATGQSLGIRIDPILKPVSDAYFDFVTRVGNRSTGRLERPDLLGKLLDQDSEADFSPVTVNIHSSKQSRLDLSHQQTLVVDPRQSLDRDDGFSIMRVPGGIQLQVHITDVPALIRLGGEQFDIGLRKAFTVYGQKSIDPLHPRRLALEVGSLKQDRVRFTWTFPFTVRNGQLTADAPRRSLIRVSHAISYDDLYDALIKPEHSLAEPAHLLSEFHDHVQLRTEEPLLGKRAVGTGDWSHSLIAKNNVLVNEMVANLMFHEYPSIPWLYRAFQPPSEKDERYADRVLKDSGMGFIAEQLGREHRQRALRFAELTRGAEDFSPQIARVIGEAFYTTTPTPHAFFNGFYSHFSSPLRRGSDVVLGYQLSHALLGTPALDRDFVASYANYLSYQNLLESQRHRELLTKEELSRHEQLLGKTFFGSLRHVTKDCAVIDVPEVGRGIIPREDGTIEMSRAKQEVYDVRRRRTISRGDEVGICYETVNLWRFRPVLSLRQESKDRNQK
- the tilS gene encoding tRNA lysidine(34) synthetase TilS, translated to MTKEVVLSHHPMIDRMAEVFSTHSGKFLLGVSGGIDSMCLLDASVRALRDIQCQPDISNRIGIAHVNHSLRETAYRDAKFVAHYAEGLHLPFFSTCLTPPDSGENVEAWARRERYSFFTHLMNTEGYDQVFIAHHGGDLLETFLMRILSNKEPRAIRAENLQLKALRPFLHFNQEDIVQYANTFDVPHVEDESNQDTARLRNLVRSTLIPFLEEEFGKGVSHSLKKQALSIEKELDALDEVAKTVAEDLLKELDFGNRIWLVRVKEILRDSPPAIGERVLRSLFLPYSRTPLGREASARLRNFLLSGEVAIQLPGGLEIRRRKGGLAIASTYGGE